The following proteins are co-located in the Cryptosporidium parvum Iowa II chromosome 6, whole genome shotgun sequence genome:
- a CDS encoding F11M21.28-like protein with 3 CCCH RNA binding domains, involved in RNA metabolism (transcripts identified by EST) — translation MPLSQNMSMTELSRFRTRICERKALHGVCELDERCPFSHCLSWHRRNPYEYAYRPNLCPNVVFQNENKKMRVKNYCQRGRMCMFSHTKEEQMYHVLVYKTQLCREYPLCTKHYCPFAHGLDELRNPETIEFDPVQGPEVIERQRLVHDCNKFNEIDLSEDLNDSIIIRNKEAIISNVTTSPISPSNSPLHSNMTASSLAPVMDQTKSQNSKYSLRNKSQTSASSTNNSPKKGGRGSSFNHNKANSNNQNRQFTNHELLKGELTPINNTNESPVTPSTGCETPLHSQNHIASTGFKNDARKTVNRDFQRKEVDRARGASPNTRSAFPKVIDGDEVAHARDNVNIPPPPYNAIGLNFPCNEGLNDNTDPSSLLPNYDFGRFAWNGYFDRNKNLLNNRLIDYEKNKMVQEPLCSIDDYGNGASVEQMSYLMHLQLLSLSDSPEKLLETMNNNDSDWSLSNPAFGITGIYNTQQNRDSSACNSPCNFSTELNSNPIPSTSHQDAIRCQNEVKVTPNSQLFLSNNYFDDYRFDFINDNVPNHDKMGLRDINNLYNRSDINLKIDCTDNSWNLFHPSLLGSSTRDGDFWTEGK, via the coding sequence ATGCCTTTGAGCCAGAATATGAGTATGACTGAACTTTCACGTTTCAGGACAAGAATATGTGAGAGAAAGGCTTTACATGGAGTATGCGAGCTTGACGAGAGGTGTCCTTTTTCACATTGTCTTTCCTGGCATCGTAGAAATCCTTACGAATATGCGTATAGACCGAACTTATGTCCTAATGTAGTTTTCCAGAATGAGAATAAGAAGATGCGTGTTAAGAACTATTGCCAAAGAGGCAGAATGTGTATGTTTTCTCATACAAAAGAGGAGCAAATGTATCATGTTTTAGTATATAAGACTCAATTATGTCGCGAATATCCGTTATGTACAAAACATTATTGTCCATTTGCTCATGGCTTAGATGAATTAAGAAATCCAGAAACTATAGAATTTGACCCAGTACAAGGACCAGAAGTAATTGAACGTCAAAGACTTGTTCATGattgtaataaattcaatgaaattgatttatcCGAAGATTTGAATGACTCCATAATTATAAGGAATAAGGAGGCTATAATAAGTAACGTTACAACTTCCCCAATATCTCCATCAAATTCTCCTTTACATTCAAATATGACCGCTTCAAGCCTAGCACCTGTAATGGATCAAACAAAGAGTCaaaatagtaaatattctttaagGAATAAATCTCAAACATCTGCATCAAGTACAAATAACTCACCTAAAAAGGGTGGTAGGGGAAGTAGTTTTAATCACAATAAGgcaaattctaataatcaaaatagACAATTTACAAAtcatgaattattaaagggAGAGTTAACTCCTATAAACAATACAAATGAGTCTCCTGTTACACCATCAACAGGGTGTGAGACCCCTCTACATTCTCAAAATCACATTGCTTCAACAGGATTTAAGAATGATGCTCGTAAAACTGTAAATAGAGATTTTCAGAGAAAGGAAGTCGATAGAGCTAGAGGTGCTTCTCCGAATACAAGAAGTGCGTTTCCTAAAGTTATAGATGGAGACGAAGTTGCTCATGCTAGAGATAATGTGAATATTCCTCCACCTCCTTATAATGCAATAGGCTTAAATTTTCCATGTAATGAAGGATTAAATGACAATACAGATCCTTCGTCACTATTACCAAACTATGATTTTGGAAGATTTGCATGGAATGGCTACTTTGATAGaaataagaatttattaaataatagaCTAATCGACtatgaaaagaataaaatgGTTCAAGAGCCATTATGTAGTATTGATGATTATGGAAATGGGGCAAGTGTCGAACAAATGTCTTATTTAATGCACTTACAATTGCTTTCATTATCAGACTCTCCAGAAAAGTTATTAGAGACAATGAATAACAATGATTCAGATTGGAGTTTATCGAATCCTGCTTTTGGAATTACAGGGATTTACAATACTCAACAAAATAGAGATTCAAGTGCATGCAATAGTCCATGTAACTTTTCTAcagaattaaattcaaatccTATTCCTTCTACATCTCACCAAGATGCAATAAGATGTCAGAATGAAGTCAAAGTTACTCCTAATTCTCAACTTTTCTTATCAAACAACTATTTTGATGATTATAGgtttgattttattaatgacAATGTTCCTAATCATGACAAGATGGGACTAAGGgacattaataatttgtacAATAGATCAGATATTAACTTAAAGATCGATTGTACAGATAATTCATGGAATCTGTTTCATCCAAGCTTACTTGGTTCAAGTACCAGAGATGGAGATTTTTGGACGGAAGGGAAATGA
- a CDS encoding beta-adaptin AP complex subunit-related; ARM/HEAT repeat protein: MRKGVVSINYGDTAVAAEENIENQNGNELFVDHRRGEVNDLYEKLQDITLIKDREKRIELFQKAIALMTLGVDVSSLYSLMILASATHDQVEKKIIYLYLTHYAERNSELALLMVNTLRKDSEDEDPVIRSLALRSFSSLKIPIAIEYIEPILKNGLSDSVGYVRKTAVMGCLKFFQYSKEDFFNTNILDILICMLNTELDPNTITNLIYVLNEINQEIGGATFTKQFIIKILNNIKSFNEWSQYHILQLIFQNLSNILQQDQSYSSETNFKEQVPSSDVFHILNALEEVIRHSSVNVLLISIQIFISLTKPYPKLFSQVIQRIKGPLFTHASTSIPEISVIVYSHMRLLFSYFSNYSKDGVFVKEENKCFYSSSSILSFYYDEYKLLMLRNGDPFYIQDIKLDLIPFLTSEDNIEHILEELYHYSYELGNSCLIHKSAYLMSILIIKYIQIKVDNDSDNFNPHETLENDHIIKSYINFSKDLMESEKEQVLSPVLMGLELVSESFPWVIEEVVGRYFYMILVEKLSFNTGGICSFLWIMAKFPDYVYCDKGEVLDYVVTNLLDIFEKDSSNIENLVNRPSNIFSILITSCCRLLFDSPEDVRPVLGRLLAFSIERMDYPDVKDLALFYYRLLQFDYKIARNIILNDSIYYETNENFPPSVSILKDYFYRWKNENLFQKFNTCSIISEEYKEMGIKFDFFGYCQNDETETELEDSNNIENRKVIISDNILKASQNSTDLKLKESVFVEPDEFERLWNKINDSLEIQEEIEHFNFEDFEFMALFEDNLATEGIICIASGEVDERSFELFTFCIVEDSQNSIDLPLLCKIIINYSNSEKVHYILTQMKVDTQDTEDLNISLHCNFTWSCIRNIFESNIRRLQTPDY; encoded by the coding sequence ATGCGAAAGGGAGTTgtttctattaattatgGAGATACAGCAGTTGCAGCTGaggaaaatattgaaaaccAAAATGGGAACGAATTATTTGTGGACCATAGAAGAGGAGAAGTTAATGATTTATATGAGAAACTTCAAGATATTACTCTGATTAAGGATAGAGAAAAGAGGATTGAGCTTTTCCAAAAAGCTATTGCATTAATGACTCTAGGTGTAGATGTCTCTTCTCTTTATAGTCTAATGATTCTTGCTAGTGCTACACATGACCAAGTTGAGAAGAAAATCATATATCTATATCTTACTCATTATGCTGAGAGAAATTCAGAACTTGCTCTTTTGATGGTAAATACTTTAAGAAAAGATAGTGAAGATGAAGATCCTGTTATTAGGAGTCTTGCATTAAGAAGCTTCTCATCGCTTAAGATTCCTATTgctattgaatatattgagCCTATTCTGAAGAATGGATTGAGTGATTCTGTTGGATATGTCAGAAAAACTGCTGTAATGGGATGTCTCAagttttttcaatattctaAAGAAGATTTCTTCAATACTAATATATTGGACATTTTAATTTGTATGTTAAATACCGAATTAGATCCAAATACAATTACTAACTTAATTTATgtattaaatgaaattaatcaagaaaTAGGAGGAGCAACTTTTACGAAgcaatttattatcaaaattcttaacaatattaaatcttttaatgAATGGAGTCAATATCATATCTTACAACTCAtctttcaaaatctttcaaatattcttcaaCAAGATCAATCATATTCTTCAGAAACCAATTTTAAGGAACAGGTACCCTCTTCTGATGTTTTTCATATATTAAATGCTTTAGAAGAAGTAATTCGGCATTCAAGTGTtaatgtattattaataagtattcaaatattcatcTCTTTGACGAAACCTTATCCAAAGTTATTTTCTCAAGTAATACAGAGAATTAAGGGTCCACTTTTTACTCATGCATCCACTTCTATACCGGAGATCTCAGTAATAGTTTACTCACATATGCGACTTTTgttttcatatttttcaaattattccAAAGATGGAGTATTTgtaaaagaagaaaacaAATGCTTTtattcttcatcttcaatattatccTTTTATTATgatgaatataaattacTTATGTTAAGAAATGGAGATCctttttatattcaagatATTAAACTGGACCTAATTCCTTTTTTAACTTCtgaagataatattgaacATATATTAGAAGAACTTTACCATTATTCCTATGAACTTGGGAATTCTTGTTTAATACATAAATCTGCCTATTTAATGTCGatcttaataataaaatatattcagaTCAAAGTTGATAATGATTCAGATAACTTTAATCCCCATGAGACACTTGAAAATGATCATATAATTAAATCctatataaatttttcaaaggATTTAATGGAATCAGAAAAAGAACAAGTTCTTAGCCCTGTTTTAATGGGGCTTGAATTAGTTTCAGAGTCTTTTCCTTGGGTAATAGAAGAAGTTGTTGGAAGATATTTCTATATGATACTTGTGGAGAAGCTTAGCTTTAACACTGGTGGTATTTGTTCATTTTTGTGGATTATGGCAAAATTCCCAGATTATGTATATTGTGACAAAGGAGAAGTTTTAGATTATGTTGTAACAAATTTACTTGATATTTTTGAGAAGGATTCAAGTAATATAGAAAACTTGGTAAATAGACcatcaaatatatttagtATTCTTATTACAAGTTGTTGTAGGCTTTTGTTTGACTCTCCTGAAGATGTGAGACCAGTATTAGGAAGACTTTTAGCCTTTTCAATAGAAAGAATGGACTATCCAGATGTTAAGGATTTGGCTTTATTTTACTATAGATTATTACAGTTTGACTACAAGATTGCAAGAAAcataattttgaatgattcaatatattatgAAACTAATGAAAACTTTCCACCTTCAGTTTCTATTCTCAAAGATTACTTTTATAGATGGAAGAATGAGAATCTATTTCAAAAGTTTAATACATGTTCTATAATATCTgaagaatataaagaaatgggaataaaatttgatttttttggATATTGCCAGAATGATGAGACAGAAACAGAATTAGAAGATTCTaacaatattgaaaataggaaagtaataataagtgataatattttaaaagcATCACAAAATTCAACAGATTTGAAGCTAAAAGAATCAGTTTTTGTAGAGCCTGACGAATTTGAGAGACTTTGGaacaaaattaatgataGTTTAGAGATtcaagaagaaattgaacattttaattttgaagacTTTGAATTTATGGCTCTCTTTGAGGACAACTTAGCTACAGAAGGAATAATTTGTATTGCTTCAGGAGAAGTAGACGAGAGATCCTTTGAACTTTTTACATTTTGTATAGTAGAGGACTCTCAGAATTCGATAGATCTTCCTCTTTTGTGTAAAATTATCATAAATTACTCAAACTCAGAAAAAGTACATTACATATTAACTCAAATGAAGGTAGATACTCAAGATACAGAAGACTTAAATATCTCACTGCACTGTAACTTTACTTGGTCTTGTATTAGAAACATTTTTGAGTCAAATATAAGACGACTACAAACCCCTGATTACTAG